Proteins found in one Marinobacter sp. ANT_B65 genomic segment:
- the rpsL gene encoding 30S ribosomal protein S12 → MATINQLVRKPRKRKVAKSDVPALQACPQRRGVCTRVYTTTPKKPNSALRKVCRVRLTNGFEVSSYIGGEGHNLQEHSVVLIRGGRVKDLPGVRYHTVRGTLDTQGVQSRRQGRSKYGTKRPKS, encoded by the coding sequence ATGGCAACGATTAATCAGTTGGTGCGTAAGCCTCGTAAACGCAAGGTAGCCAAGAGCGATGTTCCTGCTCTTCAGGCTTGTCCTCAGCGCCGTGGTGTTTGCACTCGTGTTTACACTACAACGCCGAAGAAGCCGAACTCAGCACTGCGTAAAGTGTGTCGTGTTCGACTGACCAACGGTTTCGAGGTTTCCTCATACATTGGTGGTGAAGGTCACAACCTTCAGGAGCACAGTGTTGTGCTTATCCGTGGTGGTCGAGTAAAAGATCTTCCGGGTGTGCGCTATCACACTGTTCGCGGAACACTGGACACCCAGGGTGTGCAGAGCCGTAGGCAGGGTCGCTCCAAGTACGGTACAAAACGTCCCAAGTCCTGA
- the rpsG gene encoding 30S ribosomal protein S7 → MPRRRVAAKREIIPDPKFGSARLAKFINHVMESGKKAVAERIVYGALTIVAEKSNEEPIEMFEKALENIQPMVEVKSRRVGGATYQVPVEVRPSRQNALAMRWLVEFSRKRGEKSMAQRLAGEILDAADSKGSAVKKREDVHRMAEANKAFSHFRF, encoded by the coding sequence ATGCCTAGAAGAAGAGTTGCAGCCAAACGGGAAATTATCCCGGATCCTAAGTTCGGTAGTGCGCGTCTTGCCAAGTTCATCAACCACGTGATGGAGAGCGGTAAGAAGGCAGTTGCAGAGCGCATTGTTTACGGTGCTCTGACAATCGTTGCCGAGAAGTCCAATGAAGAGCCAATCGAGATGTTCGAGAAGGCCCTGGAGAACATCCAGCCGATGGTTGAGGTTAAGTCCCGTCGCGTTGGTGGTGCTACCTATCAGGTGCCTGTCGAAGTGCGGCCTTCCCGTCAGAATGCGCTGGCGATGCGCTGGCTCGTAGAGTTTTCACGGAAGCGTGGCGAGAAGTCCATGGCGCAGCGTCTGGCTGGTGAAATTCTTGACGCCGCTGACAGCAAAGGCTCCGCTGTTAAGAAGCGTGAAGACGTACACCGCATGGCAGAAGCCAACAAGGCGTTCTCTCACTTCCGTTTCTAA
- the fusA gene encoding elongation factor G yields the protein MARKTPIKRYRNIGICAHVDAGKTTTTERILYYTGRSHKMGETHDGASTTDWMEQEQERGITITSAAVTTFWQGMDKQFDEHRINVIDTPGHVDFTIEVERSLRVLDGAVVVFCGSSGVEPQSETVWRQANKYEVPRMVFVNKMDRAGADFLRVVEQIRSRLGATPVPLQLPIGAEDNFDGVVDLLRMKAIYWNNDDMGMTYELGDIPADMVDEVAKYREQLVEAAAEANEEYMEKYLDGGELSIEEIKKGLRSRTIANEIVLACCGSAFKNKGVQAVLDAVIEYLPAPDEVKAIRGEVDEDGTEETRPVDDSAPFAALAFKIATDPFVGSLTFFRVYSGTLESGNAVYNSVKGKRERVGRMVQMHANDREEIKEVLAGDIAAAIGLKNVTTGDTLCDENHKIILERMEFPEPVISVAVEPKSKADQEKMGVALGKLAQEDPSFRVRTDEESGQTIISGMGELHLDILVDRMRREFKVEANIGKPQVAYRECIRKSVDVEGKFVRQSGGRGQYGHVKVRIDPLPLDQEDAENFIFVNEIVGGAVPKEYIPAVQQGISEQMQNGCLAGYPLLGIKATLYDGSYHDVDSNEMAFKVAGSMAMKKGALEANPALLEPMMKVEVVTPEDYMGDVVGDLNRRRGLIQGMDDGVAGKIVRAEVPLSEMFGYATDLRSATQGRASYAMEFSRYAEAPSNIAEAIIKKG from the coding sequence GTGGCACGCAAAACTCCGATTAAACGTTACAGAAACATTGGTATCTGTGCGCACGTCGATGCGGGCAAAACCACAACGACCGAGCGTATTCTTTACTATACCGGTCGTAGCCATAAAATGGGCGAGACTCATGATGGCGCGTCTACTACTGACTGGATGGAGCAGGAGCAGGAGCGTGGTATCACCATTACCTCTGCTGCTGTTACTACATTCTGGCAGGGTATGGACAAGCAGTTCGACGAGCATCGTATCAACGTAATTGATACCCCGGGCCACGTTGACTTCACTATTGAAGTTGAGCGTTCGCTGCGGGTGCTTGATGGTGCTGTGGTTGTGTTCTGCGGTTCATCTGGTGTTGAGCCACAGTCAGAGACTGTATGGCGTCAGGCCAATAAATATGAAGTTCCACGCATGGTGTTCGTCAACAAGATGGACCGTGCCGGTGCTGACTTCCTGCGAGTGGTAGAGCAGATCAGAAGTCGCCTGGGTGCGACTCCTGTTCCGTTGCAGCTGCCGATCGGAGCTGAAGATAATTTCGACGGCGTTGTCGATCTGCTTCGCATGAAGGCGATCTACTGGAACAATGATGACATGGGTATGACCTACGAGTTGGGTGATATTCCTGCAGACATGGTAGATGAAGTTGCCAAGTACCGGGAACAGTTGGTAGAGGCTGCTGCCGAAGCCAATGAAGAGTACATGGAAAAGTATCTCGACGGTGGTGAGCTTTCCATCGAAGAGATCAAGAAGGGCTTGCGCTCGCGCACCATCGCCAATGAAATCGTACTGGCTTGCTGTGGATCTGCGTTCAAGAACAAGGGTGTCCAGGCTGTTCTGGATGCGGTCATTGAATATCTGCCAGCTCCGGATGAAGTAAAAGCCATCCGCGGTGAAGTTGATGAGGACGGAACTGAAGAAACTCGTCCGGTTGACGACAGTGCGCCGTTTGCGGCACTGGCATTCAAGATCGCTACCGACCCGTTCGTAGGCTCGCTGACCTTCTTCCGGGTGTACTCGGGTACGCTGGAATCCGGTAATGCTGTTTATAACTCGGTTAAAGGTAAGAGAGAGCGTGTGGGCCGTATGGTTCAGATGCATGCTAACGACCGGGAAGAAATCAAGGAAGTTCTGGCTGGTGATATTGCCGCGGCAATCGGTCTGAAAAACGTCACTACAGGCGATACTCTGTGTGACGAGAACCACAAGATCATCCTTGAGCGTATGGAATTTCCTGAGCCGGTTATTTCGGTAGCTGTAGAGCCGAAGTCCAAGGCGGATCAGGAGAAGATGGGTGTTGCGCTGGGCAAGCTTGCTCAGGAAGATCCGTCGTTCCGTGTGCGTACTGATGAAGAGTCCGGCCAGACCATTATTTCCGGTATGGGCGAGCTTCACCTGGATATTCTTGTTGACCGTATGCGTCGCGAGTTCAAGGTTGAGGCAAATATCGGTAAGCCTCAGGTTGCTTATCGTGAGTGTATTCGTAAGTCTGTGGACGTCGAAGGCAAGTTTGTTCGTCAGTCTGGTGGTCGTGGTCAGTATGGTCACGTTAAGGTCAGAATTGATCCGCTACCGCTGGACCAGGAAGATGCAGAAAACTTTATCTTCGTAAACGAAATTGTAGGTGGTGCAGTTCCGAAGGAATACATTCCGGCGGTTCAGCAGGGTATCTCGGAGCAGATGCAGAACGGCTGCTTGGCCGGCTATCCGCTGCTGGGTATCAAGGCAACCTTGTATGACGGTTCCTATCACGATGTGGACTCCAACGAAATGGCGTTCAAGGTCGCGGGTTCCATGGCGATGAAAAAAGGCGCTCTGGAAGCGAACCCGGCTCTACTGGAGCCGATGATGAAGGTTGAGGTTGTAACTCCTGAAGATTATATGGGTGACGTGGTGGGCGATTTGAACCGCCGTCGTGGCCTGATTCAGGGTATGGATGACGGTGTTGCGGGCAAGATTGTCCGTGCCGAAGTTCCGTTGTCGGAAATGTTTGGTTATGCGACTGATCTGCGTTCTGCAACTCAGGGTCGTGCGTCTTACGCGATGGAATTCTCGCGGTACGCCGAAGCGCCAAGCAATATTGCCGAAGCAATTATTAAAAAGGGTTGA